tacgtttacgtaacttcctaaCCACGTccctctgattggttctcttccccaCTCCTCCCGcgtcttcctaacgaaatgagttccaaTTAGATcttgtctctggcagacattttcgtctcgtttttattcgttgacaaatatgtcaatacacctcgtcatcgtcttagtccacgcaaattattttttatttagttattgtctcgttttagtcagaaaaaatggtcattgacgataactatgacgaaaatttttcatcaacaaaattaacactgtctGGAACGCAAATGGgtcgcgactaaacttgaggttttccatcaagcatggagtgatagtttaataacttataaacacatgcttaccttagttaaagctaaatattactcaaatctcatccgccttaataaaaacaatcctaaattgtTGTTTattacggtagcatcgctaaccaaACAAGGGACTCCTACCAGTAGCTCtacccactcagcagatgactttatgaaattatttaataagaaaattgaactcattagaaaggagattaaagacaatgcgtcccagcaacaactgggttctattaacactgatacgactgtatatacggcggatgctgccctccaaaatagtttctctcgttttgatgaaataacattagaagaattgttacgacgtgtaaatggaataaaacaaacaacatgtttacttgacccacttcctgggaaacttatcaaggagcactttgtattattaggtccatcagtgctaaatattataaatgtatcactttcctctggcactgttccactagcattcaaaaaagcggttattcatcctctctttaagagacctaacctcgatcctgacctcatggtaaactaccgaccagtgtctcaccttccctttatttcaaaaatccgtgaaaaaattgttgcagagcagctaaatgaacacttagcgtccaacaatctatgtaaaacctttcaatctggtttcagggcaaatcactccacggagacagccctctcaaaaatgactaatgatctattgctaacgatggattctgatgcgtcatgttgctgctcctcgatcttagcgctgctttcgataccgtcgatcataatattttattagagcgtaccaaaacacgaattggtatgtcggacttagccctaccttggtttaactcttatcttactgacaggatgcagtgcgtctcccataacaatgtgacctcggactatgttaaagtaacgtgtggcgttccccagggttcggtccttggccctgcactcttcagcatatacatgctgccgctaggtgacatcatacgcaaatatggtgttagctttcactgttatgctgatgacacccaactctacatgcccctaaagcagaccaacacaccggattgtagtcagctgtaggctttaattatttaaattaaacaatggatgtccgctaactttttgcaactcaacgccaaaaaaacggaaatgctgattatcggtcctgctagacaccgacctctagttaataatacaactttaacatttgataaccaaacaattaaacaaggcgactcggtaaagaatctgggtattatcttcgacccaactctctcctttgagtcacacattgaaagcgttactaaaacggccttctttcatctctgtaatatcgctaaaattcactcgaTTTTGTCCACtgacgacgctgagatcattatccatgcgtttgttacatcttgtctcgattactgtaacgtattattttcgggtctccccatgtctagcattaaaagattacagttggtacaaaatgcggctgctagacttttgacaagaacaagaaagtttgatcatattacgcctgtactggctcacctgcactggcttcctgtgcacttaagatgtgactttaaggttttactacttacgtataaaatactacacggtctagctccatcctatcttgccgattgtattgtaccatatgtcccggcaagaaatctgcgttcaaaggactatggcttattagtgattcccagagcccaaaaaaagtctgcgggctacagagcattttccgttcgggctccagtagtctggagtgccctcccggtaacagttcgagatgctacctcagtagaagcatgtaagtctcaccttaaaactcatttgtatactctggcctttaaatacacTCCCTTTTTAGATCGGTTGATcttccgtttcttttctttttctcctctgtccccctgtCCCTTGTGTAggttccggtccggtggccatggatgaaatactggctgtccagagtcgggacccaggatggaccgctcgtccagaatcgggacccaggatggaccgctcgcctgtgtatcggttggggtcgTCTCTGCACTGCTAATCCGCCTCCACTATGGAcgagactctcgctactgtgttcgatccactttggactgtactctcacggttgtgttggatccactatgaattgaactttcacagtatcatgttagacctgctcgacatccattgctttcggtcgcacatatgcggtcctctccaaggtttctcattgtcatcattgtcactgtcaccgacgtcccattggggtgagttttcttcgcccttatgtgggctctatcgagTATGTCGTtatggtttgtgaagccctttgagacactggtgatttagggctatataagtaaacattgattgattgattgattgattgattgatatttttcaacGTTCAACATCAAAACCTGAACATTCAGTTTCAAAGTAAATTTTGGCTGTGATTTACCTCCATGATTTTTGtgggttttcttgtcaaattctAAATGTTCAGCTCCTTAGTATATGTCTTTCAGGCTTTTACACATTAACAGAATAATTGTTATCTTTAAAAGTGTGACGGGAAAGCAGTTTGGATCGTTATCAGCCTGCGAACACAATTGTTAGCCTTGATGCTATATCACAAAAATTCCAGTTGGGTTTGGTCATCACATTCTCTTTGGGGTTTGTTGTGTTGTATAGTCATATATTCATAAATATCACATAGTTCACATATACATTTCAAAGCCACACCATTACCAGCTTCAATTTAATGTAGGAATCACAGTTAAGTTATGTTTGATGTCAAACTACGGTAAAAAAAAGTGACAATCGACTCGACAGTAAAATCTTGGATCTTGAGTTAGCCACTTTAGGTGTACTTTACTGTCAGTATGTCTTTAGTAAAGCGCAACATATCAATAAGGTGAGTTACATACTGGAAGAAATTAGGTCTAATAAACAATCTTCAGAAATCTACATTTCTAATAATTGTAAGGCACATTTTATATGTCAATCCATTATTGTAGTTGTCAGTCATTATAGTACGTTCAAAAATTACATTCACTCTTTGTTTTAATTGgaaagaaaaatacaatatacattaGACTTCTAGTAGCACATGGTCTTCAGTTCATTTATGCAAATATATACACAATCACTATTTTTCAACATCTAAATTAATTTAATTTCAGCTTgacatacaaactccgtttccatatgagttgggaagttgtgttggatgtatatataaatggaatacaatgatttccaaatccttttcaacccgcaTACAAATGAACGCactacaaaggcaagatatttgatgttcaaactcataaacttttttttttttttttttgcaaataataattaactttgaatttgatggctgcaacacgtgccaacgtagttgggaaagggcatgttcaccactgtgttacatcaccttttttttaaccacactcaataaacattcgggaactgaggaaactaattgttgaagctttggaagtggaattctttcccatttttgttttatgtagagcttcagtcgttcaacagtccggggtgtccgctgtcgtattttacgcttcataatgcaccacacattttccatgggagacaggtctggactgcagctgggacaggaaagtacccgcactctttttttacgaagccacgctgttgtaacacgtgctgaatgtggcttggcattgtcttgctgaaataatcaggggcatccatgaaaaagacggcgcttaaatggcagcatatgttgttccaaaacctgtatgtacctttcagcattaatggtgccttcacagatgtgtaagttacccatgtcatgggcactaatgcacccccataccatcacagatgctggcttttgaactttgcatcagtctggatggtttgcttcccctttggtccggatgacacgatgtcgaatatttccaaaaataatttgaaatgtggactcatcaggccacagaacacttttccattttgcatcagtccatcttagatgatctcgggcccagagaagccggtggcttttctggatgttgttgataaatggctttcgctttgcatagtagagctttaacttgcacttacagatgtagcgacaaactgtatttagtgacagtggttttctgaagtgttcctgagcccatgtgatgatatcctttagagattgatgtcggtttttgatacagtgccatctgagggatcaaaggtcacggtcattcaatgttagtttccggccatgccgcttacgaggagtgatttctccagattctctgaaccttttgatgatattatggaacgtagatgttgaaatccctaaatttcttgcaattgcactttgagaaaggttgttcttaaattgtttgactatttgttcacacgataaaggggtgtacttcttgtgaaagacagcattttttgggaagctgtttttatacccaatcatggcacccacctgttccaattagcctgcacacctctgggttgttccaaataagtgtttgatgagcattccttaacattATCAGCATTCAtttccacttttcccaacttctttgtcacatgttcctggcatcaaattctaaaattctaaaaaatatttgctgcaacaaaaaaatgtttatcagtttgaacatcaaatatgttgtctttgtagcaaattcaacaatttgcaaaatgatttgcaaattgtattctgtttatatttacatccaacacaactcatatggaaacggggtttgtatttacttTGTGACAattttaatacttttatgagcACTCCAGTCTTTAAAAGGTAACACGCAGAAGCAGCATATTTCACATTGTCAGAAAACAAAAATAATCATAGTTATTAATAACAATAAGATGTTAGTTCTTTACAGGAGAGTTCCAGTGTATGAATCCAGTTCCAGTGCATCAACCCAGTTCCAGTGCATGAATCCAGTGCTGAATGCATGCTTGGACTTTGAAATCCACTAAGTCATGCACAAAAAAACAAGTAAGACCAATATATCACAGGGCGTTATTGATAGGCATCAGTTTAACCGTCATGGATGAACTTACTTCAGTCCCCGAAATACCGTGAACCCAccccacaacacacacacacacacacacacgcacgcacgcacgcacgcacgcacgcacgcacgcacgcacataagAAGAGACATTTCCTTTTTCCACCAAATTTGTATTTAGAAGTGAAATGTTAAGACTTAACGGTAAATGGATATTTTTATGCCAATTAGATCTGCATGattgtattttgtaaaatacaaaaatactgtTTTGTATGTCCTTAGAACAACATACAAAAATAATGATTGAAGACAAACCTTTTTTTCGACAATATACACAAGTTTTTTCTCTGTGAATATCCCTAATTAAAGCCTAAAAAATCTATGGTATTCTTGTGCTAGAAATCTAATATCACTGTTCAAACTTATTGGAAATTGACAGCAAATTGTTGGCTAATAATTGTATTATATTCGTATAAATATCTTTACAGAACAATACTGTAACTGCAGAACTTTGATATTACAGTAAATTACAATAAAATTACAACTATATGTTGTAACTTCACAATTGTAATTTTATAGCTGAATACCGTAAAATTAATTACAACTATATTCTGTAACttcaaaatttaaattttattgttATTCACTCTcttaggttaaaaaaaacataccgccacctactgtacaagagtgtgcaatGTAGTGTACAGAAACcattaggacaggggtcggcaattcgtggctccggagccgcaagcatctctttagcgccgccctagtggctctctggagatttttcaaaaatatatgaaaaatggaaatgatgaggggaaaaaaacatattttttcttttaatttggtttctgtaggaggacaaacatgacacaagcctccctaattgctataaagcacactgtttatattaaacatgcttcactgattcgagtatttggcaagcgctgttttgtcctactaattttggtggtccttgaactcaccctagtttgtttagatgcataactttctccgacttcctaGGACgggttttatgccactttttttccATCCCATTTTGTACACCAAACTTATAATGTTGCGCACGTatgcccaaaggtgagttttgttgatgttattgacttatgtggagtgtgctaatcagacatatttggtcactgcatgactgtaagctaatcgatgctaacatgctttttaggctagctgtatgtacatattgcattactatgcctcatttgtagctattttttagctcatttagtttcctttaagtcctcataattcaatttatatctcatgacacactatctgtatgtaatatggcttttaattttttgcggctccagacagatgtgtttttgtatttttggaccaatatggctctttcaagattttgggttgccgacccctgcattaggaGAAACATGACTTTgagtttacaataaaaaatactttaaatgcTGTGAAATCCTAGTCAATTGTGCCAGTGTAAATAAAGTGTGATGTAACGATAGTGTGGTGGAGCTAGGCACCTGTGCATTGGTTGgccgagagaaaaaaaaaaaaaaaaaaaaaattaaagtgccTTTCTTTTTTAAAACTACAAGTAGGATTGAAAGGATTTTTATGTTTACAGTCAATAATGGCTGCAAAAAAATACAGCACTGTACTTTGTTTGGTccatttctgtttttgtttgagtAAGGCTTTcgtcataaaaaaataatattatccaTATTTCGGTCAGCCTGTCCcacaaaactgtaaaatgttgttACTGGAGCAAGTTTAAATGAGCAAAAAATGCGAAACGTTTCAAACAAGTTAAAGTCATGAAGTAAAGTCAGTCGGAGCCAAAGAACCAGGAGCACAAGAGAAGCTCCTTGAGTGTTTTGCGCAGCTCCTGGCTCCTGTAGGCGTAGATGAGTGGGTCTATAAGGGAGTTACAGATGATAAGGATGAGAAAGAGGTTAAAGTTCTGGAAGAAGCAGTTGCAGAAGGGGCTGGTGGGGCAGGTGAGTATGAGGATGAGGTGCAGGAAGAAAGGTCCCCAGCATACGATGAAGACGCCCAGTAGGATGGTGAGCGTGATGGCTCCCTTCATGCTGGTAGAAGGCCGCCGCTTCTTATTAAAGTTGGCGGGGATGCTCCGTGAGTGCATGCGGGCCAGAAGGAACATGTGCATGTAGAGCACGGCGTTGAAGACCAGGCTGGAGCAGAAGAAGGTCACCAGGCACACGATGACGGCGTTGTCTGTGTGGTAGACGATGAAGAAGATGCTGGAGGTGATGCTGGCCAGCCACACGGCGGCGATGATGGTCACGGCCCGCTGCGTGGTCATGATGCTGTGGTAACGCAGCGCGTAGAAGATGGTGATATAGCGGTCCGCCGCGATGGTGCTCAGGAAGGAGAGCGAGGACACCACCGAGCTGCAGATCATCACGTCGATGATGTTGTCCAGGTGACGCAGAATACCCGGGTACAGGTCCATCAGGCCGTGGTCGTGCAGAAGCATGACGATGGTCTCCACCACATTGCTGACGCTCACCAGCATGTCGGACACGGCCAGGCAGCAGATGAAGTAATACATGGGGGAGTGCAGGTTGCGATTCTTGATGATGGCCACCACCACCAGAATGTTCTCCAACAGGCTGATGAGGCCTAGCGACAAGAACAGTTCCTGCGGGATCTGCAGCTGAAAGCAAGCCATGGAGTTGGTTTCAGAACCGCTTGAGTTGGTCTCATTGTCCTTTGTCATGTTGCCAGAGTAGTCATGGTGGATGAAGAGGTTACCTTGGGAACTATTGGAGAACTCCATAGCTCCTGAAAGGGAAAATGTGGACAgttaaaaaaagtgttaaaatgtagtcttttctgacttataaatgttgttacaacgACAGATACTGAGGCTGAACACTGCTAAagcattaaagcaggggtccccaaactttttggcaTGGGGGCCCCATTGGGTTAAGAAAATTTGGCCGggagctgtatatatatatatatatatatatatatatatatatatatatatatatatatatatgtatatatatatatatatatatatatatacatatatatatatatatatatatgtatatacatagctgtatatatgtatatatatatatatttatatatatgtatatatatttatatatatatattatatatatatacatacatacatacataaaaacatacatataaatatatatatatacatatatatatatatatatatatatatatatatatagtgaagtgaattatatttatatagcgctttttctctagtgactcaaagcacattacatagtgaaacccaataactaagttacatttaaaccagtgtgggtggcactgggagcaggtgggtaaagtgtcttgcccaaggacacaacggcagtatctaagatggcggaagcggggatcgaacctgcaaccctcaagttgctggcacggccactctaccaactgagctataccgccccatacatatatatatttatttattccgaGTGCAATGATTGATGGGaatatgcatttttagacaatatgatttgcttgagtggCTAGGAgtcaccgagagtaacaagtggtagaaaatggattagaaaggacatatttgaataaataataatttacaggaaaaaaataaaaaataaaatgttttcaccTTGGGACCCCTGCATTAAAGCATAATGATTATGCAATTTGGCGAGAACTTATATGCAGTTTTGGATGCTTCTGTTTGCGGAATTTTGGAGTCCGCAACGTCGTGATGTAACAGTTGGGTGGacgtacttatttggacattatGCCAAGCCATTGGCCAGAACAAGAGGAGCGCAACAAAAAAGTAGGATACATatcataatttaaaaaagaaaggataatattaaataaataatacaataatacctTGTCACATTGCGCTTCAAATATGCTGCTCTCCACATCGCAGATTTATTTTTTGGTCTTTCTTTATTTCTACaaagcatatttaaaaaaatttgggtACTAAATGAAGCCTTTTTAAGCAAAAAAATGGcagattaaacaaaaaatatcaatactacagtagtattggccaccaGAAGAGACCAAACCAATGAAAGCGCACTGTTCAGCATCGTGGACACTGATTGGCTCAACGTCCGGCTGCAttgctttaataataataataataataataataataataataatagtaataataatataatattaacaACAATATTTCAAATTATTATAGTGCTTTTATAAATACTCACAGATGCTTTACATCCGGGGTGTACTGACCCCTTTGCTGAAAGCACTATCTAAGTAGGTGAGAGCCTCATGACTTCCCTATCAGAATGCCGCCAAAGGAAATGGCAAAACATGATGGAGACAACTAATATGGTGAAAAACAGCTAAAAGGCATGGAGCCTGATCCAAAAATTCAGCAATGACCCAACCCCAACACAGCAACAGTATATCACCGCTGCCAACCAAGTTGCTCATCAGCTGCTGCTCAATggaaaatccaaaaccaaacagccAAGACCAGAGGTAGACCGAAAAAACAGAATCATAGCTCTTCTCAAACCTGATAAAGATCCATCCAATGCAAAAAGTTTCCGCCCATTCTCCCTGCTATGTCACCCATATAAACTCTTTGACCGCCTGATCCTCAACAGGCTGGCCCCAGTTGTTGAACCTGCCATCATCCTCCAACAAGCTGGATTTTGACCTGGCAAATCCTCAACAAGCCAAATTCTGAATCTCATCCAACATATTGAAGATGGGTTTCAGAATGGACTGGTAACGGGTGCCATCTTTGTCGATCGGTCTGCTGCGTATGACACTGTGAACCACCGTCTCCTCCTAATAAAGGCACTCACAGACCTCATTGGAGTCCTCTTGAAAGACAGGCACTTACTTCTATGTTACTTTAAACAACAAACAAAGTCGGTGGCGATGACAAAAAAACGGCCAACCTCAAGGAAGTGTGCTGGCTCCACTACTGTACAACATCTTTACCAACGACCAGCCAATGGACCAGAACACTGAATGATTCATCTACGCTGACGATCTCTGTGTAAAATCTCAAAAGAGTACGTTTGAAGCGGTAGAAACAAACCTCACCTCAGCCTTAGATGAGCTGTTCCTCTACTACGAGCAAAACCATCCACACTCAAACACTGCGAAGACCCAAGTCTGCTCGTTCCATCTCAGGAACCGGGATACGAACCGACCTCTTAACATCAAATGTTCTGGAACACCACTTGAGAACTGTACCAACCCTGTCTACCCTGGCATAACCCTGGACTGCACCCTCTCCTTCAAGGAACACATTAAAAACACCAAACTGAAAGTCAGCTCCCGAAACAGCATCTTACGGAAACTGACAAATTGCAAATGGGGAGCCACAGCACACACACTAAGATGTACTGCTTTGGCGGAGTAACCTTGTTCTGTCTGGGAGAGCTCAACCCATGCCAAGAAACTCGACCCAGCACTGAACAACACATGCCGCTTGATCGCTGGTTGCTTGAAACCTACCAGCCTGAACAACCTACATCTCCTCGCTGGTATTGCCCCTGCAGACGTGAGAAGGGAAGTTGCCAGCCAAGTAAAGTTCACAAAAGCTACCAGTGATGAACGCCACCTCCTCTATGGATGTGAACCCTCAGCTCAACGTCTTAAGTCAAGGAGAAGATTCCACAGCAATGTCCAGCCCCTAACAACATCCCGGGAAGAAACCATACTACAGCTATGGACACAAAGACTAGAGAAAGACCCCCTTCCTATTGGCATGGAAATCCCCCCTTATGA
Above is a genomic segment from Nerophis ophidion isolate RoL-2023_Sa linkage group LG02, RoL_Noph_v1.0, whole genome shotgun sequence containing:
- the mc1r gene encoding melanocyte-stimulating hormone receptor — protein: MEFSNSSQGNLFIHHDYSGNMTKDNETNSSGSETNSMACFQLQIPQELFLSLGLISLLENILVVVAIIKNRNLHSPMYYFICCLAVSDMLVSVSNVVETIVMLLHDHGLMDLYPGILRHLDNIIDVMICSSVVSSLSFLSTIAADRYITIFYALRYHSIMTTQRAVTIIAAVWLASITSSIFFIVYHTDNAVIVCLVTFFCSSLVFNAVLYMHMFLLARMHSRSIPANFNKKRRPSTSMKGAITLTILLGVFIVCWGPFFLHLILILTCPTSPFCNCFFQNFNLFLILIICNSLIDPLIYAYRSQELRKTLKELLLCSWFFGSD